The Halomonas sp. 7T genome contains a region encoding:
- a CDS encoding mercuric transport protein MerT yields MSEPQNGRGALFAGGLAAILASACCLGPLVLIALGFSGAWIGNLTVLEPYRPIFIGAALVALFFAWRRIYRPAQACKPGEVCAIPQVRATYKLIFWIVAALVLVALGFPYVMPFFY; encoded by the coding sequence ATGTCTGAACCACAAAACGGGCGCGGCGCGCTCTTCGCCGGTGGGCTGGCCGCCATTCTTGCGTCGGCCTGCTGCCTGGGGCCGCTGGTTTTGATCGCCTTGGGGTTCAGCGGGGCATGGATCGGCAACCTGACGGTGCTGGAACCCTATCGCCCGATCTTCATCGGCGCAGCGCTGGTCGCGCTGTTTTTCGCCTGGCGGCGCATCTACCGCCCGGCGCAAGCCTGCAAACCGGGTGAGGTCTGCGCGATTCCCCAAGTGCGAGCTACTTACAAGCTCATTTTCTGGATCGTGGCCGCGCTGGTCCTGGTCGCGCTCGGATTTCCCTACGTCATGCCATTTTTCTATTAA
- the merP gene encoding mercury resistance system periplasmic binding protein MerP, which yields MKKLFAALALAAVVAPVWAATQTVTLSVPGMTCPTCPITVKMAISRIEGVDKVDVTFEPREAVVTFDDTKTSVHELIKATGDAGYPSSVKQ from the coding sequence ATGAAAAAACTGTTTGCCGCCCTCGCCCTCGCTGCCGTTGTTGCCCCCGTGTGGGCCGCGACCCAGACAGTCACGCTGTCCGTACCCGGCATGACCTGCCCCACCTGCCCGATCACCGTCAAAATGGCGATTTCCAGGATTGAAGGCGTTGATAAAGTTGACGTTACCTTCGAACCACGCGAAGCGGTTGTCACCTTCGATGATACCAAGACCAGTGTGCATGAGTTGATCAAGGCCACTGGCGATGCGG